The stretch of DNA CTGTTCGCCGACGAAGCCGACGTCACTGGCAACGTTGGACAAACGGCGGGGAAAAGCGCGGGCGAAGCCGACCGCCGCCACTCCAGGGATGGCGGTCAGCTTCTCGACCAGCGCCGGATAGTGCGACTCGGCGTCGAGTCCCCGCAAGCCGCCTGGTGAAGACATGAGTCGGGCGTTCAGCATGCCGGCGGTCCGCACGCCAGGATCGGCATGTTGGATGGCGTAGAGGGATTGAGCCAGCAGCGACGCGCCGACGAGCAGGATGACCGACAGCGCCACTTGCGCCACGAGCAGGCCGCGCGTCCAGCGGCTGGTGGCGCCCGTCACCGTGCGATCCCACGCGAACCGGACGCTGGCGTGTCTGCGCATCGCGAACCAGGTCGGCAACGCGGTGAGCAAGAGGCCCACGAGCAGGCCGGCGCCGGCCGTCACCAACAGCACGCGCAGGTTGGGCGCGAAGGACAGCTCCCAGCCCGCATATCCGGGATTGAGCAGCACGGAGACCGGTGCCACGAGCGCGAAGGCCAGCGGCACGGCGAGCAGCGTGCCGCCGAAGGCCAGCAGCAGGCTTTCCACCAGCATCTGCTGGGCGATCCGGCCATGGCTGCCGCCGAGCGCCAGGCGCACGCCCAGTTCGGTGCTTCTCGCGCTGAGGCGGGTCAGGAGCAGCCCGCCGAGGTTGATGCACGCGAGAACGAGCAACAGCGCGGTCAGGCCAAAGATCAGGCGGACGGGCCGGGCGTAATTGTCGCGTGCCGTTGAGAGTCCGCGGCCCATGGATTCGAGCCTGACCGTGGCGCCCAGCAGGTTCGAGCCCTCGTTCGCCTCGCGCGTGGCGTCGCGTGCCGCTTGCAGCAGCCCAGGCCACATCGTGTTCAGTTGGGCTGAGGCCTGTTCATGCGTGACACCGGGCTTCAGCCGCCCCAGCACTTCCTGAGCGACCGGCCTGCGCCCGGGTAGCGCCGGGATGATAGTGTCCGGCGGCGCGAAAATGTCGATGCCGGTATCGACGTGGATGCCGCGAAATCCCTGGGGCATGACCCCGACCACGGTCACTTCGGCGGCCTCCACCCGTAGCGGTTTCCCCAGCACGCCATGGTCGCGGTTGAAGGCGAGGCGCCACAGCCGGTCGCTGATCACCACCACCATCCGCCCCCGCGACATGATGGGCGCATCGGCATCGACCAGCTGCCGACCGAGCGAAGGCATGACGCCAAACGCGTCGAAGCAGCGGCCGGTGACGAAGGCAACCACGGCCTGCACCGGCACACCGCCGGCCTGCGCGGCGACGATGCCGCCTCCGTTGTAGCCGCAGGCGGCCTGAAATGGCCCCTCGCGATTGAGTTCGATCGCCGTCGGCATCGGGATGTAACGCTTGTCGCCGCGCTCGTTGTAGCTCGACAGGCTGAACAGGGCGTCTGGATCGGGAATGGGCAGCCGCTGAATCAGCAGGGTGTCGAGCACGCTGAACATGGCGGTGTTGACGCCAATCCCGAACGCCAGCGTGAGAATGGCGGCGGCGGAGAAACCCGGGGCGCGGCGGATGTGACGCCAGCCGTACCTGACGTCCTGGGACAGCGATTCAATGAAGCGGCCGCCCCGTTCATCACGCACCCGTTCCTTGATCGGCTCGATGCCGCCCAGCTCGATCATCGCGGCCCTCCGCGCTTCCCACTCCGGGAGCCCGGCGGCGATCTTCTCGTCGATGAGCAGTCCCAGCGCCGCGCCGAGTTCGTCGTCGAGGTCGCGCTCAATCGCGTCGCGATGGACCAGGTTGCGCCAGAGGCTGCGGAGGCGGGGCAGCAGCGGCATGACCTACGCCTCCAGGGCCAGGGCCATGGCCTGCGCAATGCGGTTCCATTGCGCCGTGGCTTCGCCCAGTTGGCGGCGGCCGGCCTTGGTCAGCGTGTAGAACTTCGCCCGGCGGTTGTTCTCGGAGGCCTGCCAGGTCGAGGTGAGGAACCCTTGCTCCTCGAGCCGGTGCAGGGCAGGGAAGAGGGACCCGGGCTGAGCCCGGAAAGCGCCGCACGTGATCTGCTCAACGCGTCGCGATACCCCGAGGCCGTGCAGCTCGCCGGAGGCGAGCGCCTTCAGGATCAGGAGGTCGAGTGTGCCTTGGAGGATGTTGGAACGCGACGAAGACATGGCGGCTGCTCCTATCGGGATTCGACATGAGAGTGCGTCAGCTCGTATCGGATGTCAATAGGAGAGGGGCTTAGACCGGCGGACGTCTGATGCGAACAGCCCTCCCGTGACCGGGGGGATCATCGTACGGAAGCGGGTGCTACCGAAGGCTGATCGGCCGGATGCCAGGCGCCGACAGCGCCCGCGCGCCGCCAGAGGCCTCGACCGCCTCGCTGGGCGGCGGGGCGTCGGCCTGGAAGAGCAGCATGAGCAGGAGCGTCAGCACCAGGGAGATGCCAGCGGCGGCGGCCAATCGGCTCACGAACGTCATGCCCAAGCCATTTTGCATATTGCATGCCGCTTATCGGCAGCGGCGTGACGGGGGATAGGGCGGCGTGGGCGTCTAGAGCGCCGGAGGATTCGACACGGTCGGCGTGTAAGTATTTCGAACGCCCTCGACGATCAGGATGGCGACGCCGGCCAGGATGCCGATGCCCCACCCAGGTGCGAGAAGTGGTAACGCGCGGCCACCACCATCGTGGCCAGCAGGAACAGTCCATTACCAAATTAGCAGCAGCCGGCACGGACTTGGGGCCGCCATCCGGCTGAGGTTCTTCAGGTTGCAGATCACTCTGGCAGCGGCCGGAGCACTGGCGCGCCGCTCTGGCTGGCAGGCGTGCGGGCCGTATTAAGCACCATCGCCAGCATCGTGTAGTAGCCGCTGATGCCGATGGCATCGACCACGGCCGGCTCCCCGAACTTCGCCACGGCTCTCGCATAGGTGGCGTCGCTCACGCCCTTGTCGCGGTGCAGTTCCTGGCAGAAGTCATACAGCACCGCCTCATCGTCCTGCATCGAGGCAGGCCGCCGGCCCTCCGCGATCGCCAACGCAGTGTCGGGACTCAGCCCGGCCTTCAAGGCAATCGGGTGGTGGGCGTTCCATTCGTACTGCTGCGTCCACGCCCGCGCTGTCATCAGGATCACGAACTCGCTGAGCCGCGGCGGCAGCGCGCTCTTGTAGCGCAGGTAGTCGCCCATCGCGCGCGTGCGGGTCATCAGTTCGGGGCTGCGCAGCAGCGGATGAAACGGGCCGGTCACTTCCGCGCCGCGAGCGGTCTTGAAGTCGGCGACCGCCTGCTTCTGTGCCGCAGTCATCTGATCAACTGGAACCGGCGGCAGCCGGTCCGGCGGGGCCGCCGACTCCTGCGGCCCGAGTGCCTCGACCACGGCCTTGGTCGCATTGGAACTGAGGACGACCAGTTGGTCGGATTGCGCGAACGTTGGAGAGCTGAGGAGGAGGCCGATGAGGGCGATGAGCGCACGGTTCCGCATGAGTGTCCTCCCCACCAGCGACCTGTCCGCCGAAGCGCGTGAACGCGAAGGTGGAAGCGAGTCCTATTCGACTCTGTAGTTCGGCGATTCCTTGGTAATCGTCACGTCGTGCACGTGGCTCTCGCGGAAGCCGGCGTTGGTGATGCGGATGATCTCCGCGTCCCGCTGCAGGTCGGCAATGGTCGCGGCGCCGCAATAGCCCATGCCGGCGCGCAGGCCGCCGATCAGCTGGTGCACCACCATCGACATGCTGCCCTTGTGCTGCACGCGGCCCTCGATGCCCTCGGGCACGAGCTTCTCCATGCTCGGCTTGCCGGCCTGGCTGGTGCCGCTTTCGAGCTCGAAGTCGTCCTGGAAGTAGCGGTCGCGGCTGCCCTTGCGCATGGCGCCAATCGACCCCATGCCGCGGTATTCCTTGAACGTGCGGCCCTGGAACAGGATCAGCTCGCCCGGGCTCTCGTCGGTGCCGGCGAACAGGTTGCCGGCCATCACGCAACTCGCGCCCACGGCCAGGGCCTTCACCACGTCGCCCGAGGTCCGGATGCCGCCGTCGGCAATCACCGGGATGTCGTGCCTGGCGGCCGCGGCCGCGCACTCGGCGATCGACGAGATCATCGGCATGCCGATGCCGGCGACGATGCGGGTGGTGCAGATCGAGCCGGCGCCGATGCCGACCTTCACGGCGTTCACGCCAATCCTGATCAGCGCCTCGGTGGCTTCCGCGGTAGCGACGTTGCCGGCAATCAGATCGAGGTCCGGGAACGCCTTGCGGATCTGCTGGACGATGTCCATCACGCCCTGCGAGTGGCCGTGGGCGGTGTCCACCACGAGCACGTCGACGTGGGCGTTGACCAGCGCGGTGGCGCGCTCGAGCGTGTCGCGGGCAATGCCGACCGCCGCGCCGGTGCGCAGCCGGCCCAGCGAGTCCTTGCACGCGTTGGGGTACTTGATCGCCTTCTGGATGTCCTTGACGGTGATCAGGCCCTTCAGCTTGAAGTGCTTGTCCACGACCAGGAGCTTCTCGACCTTGGCCTTGTGCAGGATCGCGCGGGCCTGGTCGAGCGTGGTGCCGACCGGCACGGTGATCAGCTTGTCCTTGGTCATCACCTCCGACACCGGCCGCGCGGTGTTGGTCTCGAAGCGGAGGTCGCGGTTGGTCAGGATGCCGACCAGCCGGCCTTCACGGCTGCCGCCTTCGGTAATCGGCACGCCGGAGATGCGGTACTTCTGCATCAGCTCGAGCGCTTCCCGGATCAGGGCGGTCGGACCCACGGTGATCGGGTTGACGATCATCCCACTCTCGGACCGCTTGACGCGGTCCACTTCGATCGCCTGGTCTTCGATGGAGAGGTTC from Vicinamibacterales bacterium encodes:
- a CDS encoding ADOP family duplicated permease, whose protein sequence is MPLLPRLRSLWRNLVHRDAIERDLDDELGAALGLLIDEKIAAGLPEWEARRAAMIELGGIEPIKERVRDERGGRFIESLSQDVRYGWRHIRRAPGFSAAAILTLAFGIGVNTAMFSVLDTLLIQRLPIPDPDALFSLSSYNERGDKRYIPMPTAIELNREGPFQAACGYNGGGIVAAQAGGVPVQAVVAFVTGRCFDAFGVMPSLGRQLVDADAPIMSRGRMVVVISDRLWRLAFNRDHGVLGKPLRVEAAEVTVVGVMPQGFRGIHVDTGIDIFAPPDTIIPALPGRRPVAQEVLGRLKPGVTHEQASAQLNTMWPGLLQAARDATREANEGSNLLGATVRLESMGRGLSTARDNYARPVRLIFGLTALLLVLACINLGGLLLTRLSARSTELGVRLALGGSHGRIAQQMLVESLLLAFGGTLLAVPLAFALVAPVSVLLNPGYAGWELSFAPNLRVLLVTAGAGLLVGLLLTALPTWFAMRRHASVRFAWDRTVTGATSRWTRGLLVAQVALSVILLVGASLLAQSLYAIQHADPGVRTAGMLNARLMSSPGGLRGLDAESHYPALVEKLTAIPGVAAVGFARAFPRRLSNVASDVGFVGEQFTGIRTALDNVSSNFFDLVGMRLLAGRPFTAADTRKSRRVAIVSDSLARALTADGDVVDRRVRFGTLRDMQDILIVGVVSNATLGDLKNTAPHVIYSPAFQSASFNGPNLIFATSGDTGPIAAAVRRIVLQHGREYAFDIATLDELFARAPARERMSAAIASMVGGLAVLLSVLGVHGVLAYSVARRRREIGIRLAIGAVPAQVANAVMREGLVLTVIGVGVGIPSAYVAARAMQSLLFGISAGDALTFGTVTILFGVLGTLAGIMPARKAASVDPAIALRAD
- a CDS encoding PadR family transcriptional regulator, encoding MSSSRSNILQGTLDLLILKALASGELHGLGVSRRVEQITCGAFRAQPGSLFPALHRLEEQGFLTSTWQASENNRRAKFYTLTKAGRRQLGEATAQWNRIAQAMALALEA
- a CDS encoding carboxymuconolactone decarboxylase family protein: MRNRALIALIGLLLSSPTFAQSDQLVVLSSNATKAVVEALGPQESAAPPDRLPPVPVDQMTAAQKQAVADFKTARGAEVTGPFHPLLRSPELMTRTRAMGDYLRYKSALPPRLSEFVILMTARAWTQQYEWNAHHPIALKAGLSPDTALAIAEGRRPASMQDDEAVLYDFCQELHRDKGVSDATYARAVAKFGEPAVVDAIGISGYYTMLAMVLNTARTPASQSGAPVLRPLPE
- the guaB gene encoding IMP dehydrogenase, which encodes MTQIKEVTRNSLEAGLRTALTFDDILLVPRHSTVLPAQVEVTTRLTRNINLNVPLLSAAMDTVTESEMAIAMAQQGGMGIIHKNLSIEDQAIEVDRVKRSESGMIVNPITVGPTALIREALELMQKYRISGVPITEGGSREGRLVGILTNRDLRFETNTARPVSEVMTKDKLITVPVGTTLDQARAILHKAKVEKLLVVDKHFKLKGLITVKDIQKAIKYPNACKDSLGRLRTGAAVGIARDTLERATALVNAHVDVLVVDTAHGHSQGVMDIVQQIRKAFPDLDLIAGNVATAEATEALIRIGVNAVKVGIGAGSICTTRIVAGIGMPMISSIAECAAAAARHDIPVIADGGIRTSGDVVKALAVGASCVMAGNLFAGTDESPGELILFQGRTFKEYRGMGSIGAMRKGSRDRYFQDDFELESGTSQAGKPSMEKLVPEGIEGRVQHKGSMSMVVHQLIGGLRAGMGYCGAATIADLQRDAEIIRITNAGFRESHVHDVTITKESPNYRVE